The Rhododendron vialii isolate Sample 1 chromosome 1a, ASM3025357v1 region ACAATGATGGTGAACATTGTTATTCTTAAAGTCTTCTGAAACCTATTCTGCAAAATTGACATAATTCTGGAAACTGAAGAACAACAGAGCCGTCATGGATATTTGCCCAAAAAGAATGCAAAATTTTCTTGGTTAAGCAAATGCAATTGAACGACAGAAATAGATGCATCCCTAAAATTTAGAGAACCCATCATCGAAATTTTCTTATGATCTcattattaaaatattttcgGGTGCATGATGTCATTATTAGGTTATCTTTGTTTCTATGTCCCAAACTAGGACAATACGTCCGTAAGATCTAGACAAATAAGTGAAATAGATAAAACTTCCATTGCTTAAAGAAAAATTTGTTGGGGACTTCAGCAGGATAGGAGGATGGGAGCATCTGTTTCATACGTTCATTCATCAATTGACTCTTTATTCATCAGGCCACCAAAAACTGAGCAGAAAATACTCTCAAGCCATTTCACTGGTTGAAGTTAGCATTTGTGAAAGTCTCCAAGCTACCCTAACTGAACATGGTCTGTGACCGATTAATATATTGTAGGTTTGTGGTTGTCGTACTTCATCTTATTTCCTAAAGGTAGTTAAGAGTTTATTTAGCATTTTCCTATATAACTAATAATGAGTCATGTGTTAAGTTCTCACTTTCATGAACAATTCCATTCTCTTTTTTGTATGTGTCCACCAGATACCTCCACTTATCAATTTCCAAGTTTGGTTTATTAGCTTCTCAAGAAAAGATATGAACAAAAAACCAATTGCATTTTCCCATCTGAAAAGAATGGTTGGAGTCGGGATAACTCCTGAGATTGTTTTACGACATATATGCTTTGCCTCAAGCCTCTTGTGGTGAGAAATTTAAAAACTCCAGTACTTCTTTGCTAATCTATTGGCTACGCTTCTCTAACAGAATACAAAGATAGCAACTTGGGGTTTATTCCAATTATcactttcttcttctatttatCTCTTATCTTAAGAAGAGCTaaggaaataaataagagtTAAAGGTGTTTCTGTGCTCCAATTCCTCTAGAGTTAGTAACCAAATCCTTTATTCCTTGAGCTTGCTCACCACTTACATTCCTTTCATCAGTCATCATAGCATCGAATAATTATGCTTAGCTTGGCTGCTATCATTTAGCAATAACTAGATGTATTATGCAGTCATATTCAAAATATAACTCGATCGTTCCGACTGTGATTCAAGACTATCAAGTTACCAATGAGTTCCAGCAGCATAACAAGAAATATGTGTAGTCCTGTAATTTTATCCATAAGTCAAACAGATTACTGCGGGTACGGATGCATAAATATTGAACAGGCACAAATATGTAAATCAAAAAAGGCTCCAAGAACTCCAGAAAAGTACTActatattttcagaaatcaacaataTAGTAAAACAAGAAATGATGTTTGCAGTGTGCTTGAAATTGGAAAACGTACCTGAAGCTTCAAAGGATCAGGACACGACCCGTTAATGACATCAACTTTTCCATTAATCCGGAATTGCTCCCAAGAATCAGTAAAGTACCAACATATCTATATCACAGAAACACCAAACTTAATAAAATTACTAGACAACATCACAACAACATAACCCAGAAAAGGATGAACTTCACAATACTCTTCTTTAATGCAATTCATTGGGTTCAAAAATTTATCAAACGACGTCAAATTATATGATACTCCAGCAAGTTATATGGATGATAAAGTACCTTAATAAGGTATAATTACCTCAGCAAATGGATAATGCTTGAGATCATCAATCTGCATTTTTTAAAGTACGAAAATGCCACTCAATAAGCAAGGTTATaaacataaaataaacaatGAGAGATGCTAGAGACACATCAATTTGTCACACTCCAACAACAATGAGAGATGCTAGGGACACATCAGTTCTTTAAGCTAacattattaaaacaaaaaatgctaGCTTAAAGAATTATTAACCAAAGTCATGCAAGGCTCAAAACAACTTATGcataaagagaaagaaagaacctTGCGGCTACGGCAATCAGTGTTTATTTGAATCTTATCACTGTTCTCTTGAAACCCTCTGCTCATTAGAAAAATATCATTAACTCCAAGAtttcacacatacacacacgcaCGCATACAGACCTGAAAACCACGGTACGATTCGAGGGTCTGCCGTTAGATCCGACAGTTGCCTGAAAACCCATAACGGTAATTAATCGGAAACGGATTGGAAACTACGAAATTAAATAATccaaaacagaagggtgtgtgGGCGTGTATATAGGTGTTCATGTATGTATAGCTATGGACATACAAGCTGGAAGAAGGAAGAGTGCTTGAGGGTGGAATTGGACTCCAAGGCATTCAGAAGCAACTGCTTCCATGGCGCTGTTCCCATTTCCAATAGGTGCCCGGCTGAGGCGAAACTCAATTGACTTCAAATTACTCCAAAAGTCCAGGGAAGTTAGTATTTGAAAAATCTGACGAAGTTTTCGATGTACTTTTTTTTCACCCaacagttttttcttttgaaatggaACTAcgttaaggccccgttccagaacacttttttaaaaaataatacttatttcacattttcaaactcaaaaataatgtaaatgaaaaataatttttcaatttttttttgcatcgtattaaagatctcaatgagatctatcaaacaagatccatattgcatatttttatatttcaataagcctataatttttgagcttgaaattgccttcttaaaaaataaggacttaaaccccgttttggaacggggcctaagttcTTGAATTATAATGGATACCCTAGAAGGCAAGAACTGCATTAAGTTCTTTCTGCCTGCAATGAAAAAGTGGGGTTTGGTTTTCTACCGCCGCCTTTTTTGATCTTACCGTGTTAGTTGTTAATTTGAACTGTTTATCTTGTAGATTCCATATAAAAATATATCCACTCAAAAAATgaacttgatcggacatcaatagaagtatcaaaaattgaattttgctttgcaAAATAAATAGTTTATCATTATTATTATCGACATAATCAAATTGTCcatataaaccaaaattcaaattttgatatatctattgaCTTCCAATAAAGTTATTTTTTGCATGACAATATTAAACTACGAGTTTTAAAATATGAACagttcaaattacaaaaatagaGTTTGGTGAGATCCAAAATGGACAATGGTAGAAAAATAAGGAATTACATCGATGGTAAATAGAATTTATTCCCATCCACCATATAGGAGTAATTGATTGGAAATAAATTCTAGGCATAATATGTTGGAATATTATAAGTTTTAAAACTCTTTTTAAAGTGTTAATCCCTCAGTTCTAAATTTGTTACCAATTTAAAAGTACAACGAGTTCTTTATCTGATTAGAATAGAATGACATACTGTTAAATGGGGATAGAGGGAGAACCATTTAATTATAATTTCAAGAGTCGCCATTTGAATATATGTCTCTTCTGTAAAAATGAGATACATCCAAGAGTTTGTCTCTTGCAATAAGGCACAACAAATCTCTATATAAGGCTTTTGTTTCTAACGTCAAACTCACACTTTTTAAATAACATATGCATATACAAGTGGAATGAAGTGCAGTTTGTGCATCTCTTATATTCCCATAAACATAGGCAGGGTTTGATTTTCGAAAGCACCCACCCCTTCCCCAAGCTCCCTAAGATAGAGTACATTAGAtttaacaaatgacaaaaagaGAGAGTGTGGGCTCACCGACCGGCGCACGCCcaagagtcgccacccgaatttttgagatggatgatccgagaaatcgAGAATTCGTTTGAAAAgacttttggtctagcgaaaaacgttgagactttgagttcgggagccatgttacgaatgaagaaggttttgttgaaaaagcacctCATTCGCCCGGTAAAACCAGTCTCTACtagacattttcaaaggggaaaaatTTCATAcatcttttgaaaaatggaaCTCTTTGATAAACAAATAAGCGGGGAAGCGACATGAGAAATATATCACGTTGGTGTGCATGTGGTGCCATCTGTACAAGGTGATAAGAGTATGATATCATGAAATGAAGGTAACTAAACAGCAAACTGTCCAGATCAGAACCATTATCACACAGCTTATAACAAAATCGTGCACGGTCTTGTGATATGCCGTGCGGTTTACCTATTCTGTTGTCATACTGTTATCAATACTCAAAGCAGCGCTCGGTGTTCTAGATATCCCGTGCGTGACTCCTTTAGAGACATCAGAGAACATCCAGCCACTAACCAGTTTCAAAACAGTACCATTTTTCCTTAAACTACGTGTAGAAAATAAGCTTTTAAGATGTTTAACCATTTGAGATAAGCAGAATAGCTTTGTTTAAGAAATAAGACATGACTTGTAGATATGATCCTGTTTTGAATATACTAATAACAACATCTCAACAACACAAACAGGGCTGATGAAGAATGGCTACGATCCAAGTAGTCTGATCAAATAAACAAAGATTAATGAAAGACCATGTGTTTGGATACACTACATCGTGCGACACATCAAAATGCCGCACGGTATGGTGTACTCAACACAAtgactgtttttgtttttgaaaatagcTTTTAAACCAATATTTTGCCAAAAGGAGGTGAGCTTAACTACAGAAAAGTTCCATCAAGGTCAAGACTGagcctaacccaaggaaacttggtttttacctttgatcttgagcttggatGAGGACGGATGACGGTGGATGGATGTTTGTACAGTTGGTTGAGAAAAGAGAGGTGTGGATGTGTGTGGTAGATGAGGCTATTGGGTAGTTGGGACCTTAAAGTGAGTAAAATGACTCACtttaatggtgaggagaaaaatggaggacTTTTGGAAAGAAGAAGCCCAGAGAATATTTTTAAAGCAgactttctcaagacttggaagtgaggagtgggtgtgaaagcatgatcagagagagagggttCAAGGTCCCTTTCCCTtaagtggaggggtgtatttataggcaagagccaaggattttgaattcaaatggtggaggtattttctgggcGGGCCAGAAGTGTCTTTTCAGCTGAGCCACTTTGTAGCTGAGTGTGGCCGACAGCTTTCTGAGCCAGCCGAAACTTTACCTGAAATGCCCTGCcggttaacctcatgaccttgtgcggcataatgaattctattatgcCGTGCGGTGTAGAAGTGTTTCGCGCGGTATTCTAGGTCCAGTCCAGGGCTTTCGGGCTTTTGGCTTAGGCTTTGGAGTTTGGGCTAAAAGAGTCCTTTATCcaagctctcaaaggtattGTTTCATTTATTACATCATCGGGACATCCAAAGCCCCTTTgaggtccggattggggtgtctacagtagtcctcCTTTAACGTAACTCGGACACCATTAGTTGGTGCGAGTGACgcttaaagaata contains the following coding sequences:
- the LOC131307224 gene encoding pyridoxine/pyridoxamine 5'-phosphate oxidase 2 isoform X1, which codes for MGTAPWKQLLLNALESNSTLKHSSFFQLATVGSNGRPSNRTVVFRGFQENSDKIQINTDCRSRKIDDLKHYPFAEICWYFTDSWEQFRINGKVDVINGSCPDPLKLQQREKAWFASSPKSRLQYLGPNPGFPSLDEKPSQEFSLDPSAGPVDAFCLLVLDPEQVDYLNLKINDRLTFTSKQNTDGQKFWSLERINP
- the LOC131307224 gene encoding pyridoxine/pyridoxamine 5'-phosphate oxidase 2 isoform X2; its protein translation is MGTAPWKQLLLNALESNSTLKHSSFFQLATVGSNGRPSNRTVVFRGFQENSDKIQINTDCRSRKICWYFTDSWEQFRINGKVDVINGSCPDPLKLQQREKAWFASSPKSRLQYLGPNPGFPSLDEKPSQEFSLDPSAGPVDAFCLLVLDPEQVDYLNLKINDRLTFTSKQNTDGQKFWSLERINP